From Eretmochelys imbricata isolate rEreImb1 chromosome 26, rEreImb1.hap1, whole genome shotgun sequence, the proteins below share one genomic window:
- the LOC144257796 gene encoding neuropeptide Y receptor type 4-2-like: MEELLKLTYLNVSERLSLPWEQGGPCGPSVGNSTVLVVAYSALLAVGLVGNLCLLCVVARHKEMRNVTSIFIANLACSDLLMSVVCLPVTVIYTLMDRWVLGQFLCKASPFAQCVSVTVSILSLAWIALERHQLIVNPTGWKPGATHAYLAVSVTWLVSGCVSLPFLAFSVLTDEPFRNLSLPFDAFAGHLVCVEKWPSDGHRLAYTTGLLFGQYCLPLLLILACYGRIFLRLRRRRDVLERPTQGPRAASHRRVSVLLACLVAAFAVCWLPLTVFNALYDWAPEAISGCHHDLLFSLCHLAAMASTCVNPVLYGFLNTNFQQELKALLHRCSCAGETDMYESVPLSTVSTEVSKASLRSGGVATDA, from the coding sequence ATGGAGGAGCTGCTGAAGCTCACGTACCTGAACGTCTCGGAGCGGCTGAgcctgccctgggagcagggcgGGCCGTGCGGCCCCTCGGTGGGGAACAGCACCGTCCTGGTGGTGGCCTACAGCGCCCTGCTGGCCGTGGGGCTGGTGGGGAACCTGTGCCTGCTCTGCGTCGTCGCCCGGCACAAGGAGATGAGGAACGTCACCAGCATCTTCATTGCCAACCTGGCCTGCTCCGACCTGCTGATGAGCGTGGTGTGCCTTCCCGTCACCGTCATCTACACCCTCATGGACCGCTGGGTGCTGGGCCAGTTCCTGTGCAAGGCCAGCCCCTTCGCACAGTGCGTCTCCGTCACCGTCTCCATCCTCTCGCTGGCCTGGATCGCCCTGGAGCGGCACCAGCTCATCGTCAACCCCACCGGCTGGAAGCCGGGGGCCACCCACGCCTACCTGGCCGTGAGCGTCACCTGGCTGGTGTCGGGCTGCGTCTCCCTGCCCTTCCTCGCCTTCAGCGTCCTGACGGACGAGCCCTTCCGCAACCTCAGCCTGCCCTTCGACGCCTTCGCCGGCCACCTGGTGTGCGTGGAGAAGTGGCCGTCGGACGGGCACCGCCTGGCCTACACCACCGGGCTGCTGTTCGGCCAGTACTGCCTGCCCCTGCTGCTCATCCTGGCCTGCTACGGCCGCATCTTCCTGCGGCTGCGTCGCCGGCGGGACGTCCTGGAGCGGCCCACGCAGGGGCCCCGGGCCGCCAGCCACCGGCGGGTCAGCGTCCTGCTGGCCTGCCTCGTCGCCGCCTTCGCCGTGTGCTGGCTGCCCCTGACCGTCTTCAACGCCCTGTACGACTGGGCCCCCGAGGCCATCTCCGGCTGCCACCACGAcctgctcttctccctctgccatcTGGCGGCCATGGCCTCCACCTGCGTCAACCCCGTCCTCTATGGCTTCCTGAACACCAACTTCCAGCAGGAGCTCAAAGCCTTGCTCCACCGCTGCAGCTGCGCTGGGGAGACGGACATGTACGAGAGCGTCCCCCTGTCCACCGTCAGCACCGAGGTCTCCAAGGCCTCGCTGCGCAGCGGGGGGGTCGCCACCGACGCCTGA